A single window of Pelorhabdus rhamnosifermentans DNA harbors:
- a CDS encoding PTS lactose transporter subunit IIBC yields the protein MERLIHLIETMKPMFEKVSYNSYLRAIRDGFVSCIPVVLFSSMFILVACVPNIFGYVWPENISQLLWKAYNYSMGILAVLMVATIAKSLTDNFNNLLPKLRQINSVSVMIVSICCFLLLSVESIKGGFSSEYMGTKGLLSAFVVAFIIPNIYKFCVKNNITIKMPDEVPHNISQTFADLIPLAVSVLFFWLVSIFFKDLVGMGFSAWILEVFKPLFTAADGYIGVAIIYGAMAMFWFIGIHGPSIVEPAVTAIYIANIEANLNLFQAGEHATNVLTHGTSYFVATLGGTGATLMFAAMCAFIAKSKQLRAVGKTSIVPVLFAVNEPILFGAPLVLNPVFFVPFICVPILNVWLFKFFIENLGMNGFVYILPWTTPGTLGLILGTGFAKLSFLLAPLLLFVDTVIYYPFFKVYDKQLLAKEIENNGEIQAKNLGAVQALTAAGKQSVVQAAVSENADQQLSVLVLCASGATSSMLAKSISKGAKQKGVNMDSIAMAYGQHKEKINDFDLIVLAPQMASMYDELKHDCDAEGTKSATTSGKEYVELTRNPEAALNFALKVIYEN from the coding sequence ATGGAAAGATTAATTCATTTAATTGAAACGATGAAACCGATGTTTGAAAAAGTTTCATATAATTCTTATCTGAGAGCGATTAGAGATGGATTTGTCAGTTGTATTCCCGTAGTTTTATTTTCAAGTATGTTCATCTTGGTTGCATGTGTTCCCAATATATTCGGCTATGTTTGGCCTGAAAATATCAGTCAGCTACTATGGAAAGCTTATAACTATTCCATGGGAATTCTGGCAGTGTTAATGGTGGCAACCATTGCGAAGAGTTTAACAGATAATTTTAATAATTTGTTGCCAAAATTGAGACAAATTAATTCGGTATCTGTCATGATTGTTTCCATTTGTTGTTTCCTTTTATTAAGTGTTGAGTCTATTAAAGGTGGATTTTCAAGTGAATATATGGGAACAAAGGGCTTATTATCAGCATTTGTTGTAGCTTTTATCATACCTAATATTTATAAATTTTGCGTGAAAAATAATATTACAATCAAAATGCCTGATGAAGTACCGCATAATATTTCGCAAACTTTTGCTGATTTAATTCCGTTGGCAGTATCGGTTTTATTCTTTTGGTTAGTTAGTATATTTTTTAAAGATCTTGTCGGTATGGGATTCAGTGCATGGATTTTGGAAGTATTTAAACCGTTGTTTACGGCGGCAGATGGATATATCGGTGTGGCAATTATTTATGGTGCAATGGCAATGTTCTGGTTTATCGGTATTCATGGTCCTTCTATTGTAGAACCAGCGGTAACAGCAATTTATATTGCCAATATTGAAGCGAACTTAAATTTGTTTCAGGCAGGCGAACATGCAACGAATGTATTGACGCATGGTACTTCTTATTTTGTTGCTACATTAGGTGGTACAGGTGCGACTTTAATGTTTGCAGCAATGTGTGCCTTTATTGCAAAATCGAAACAGTTAAGGGCAGTCGGAAAAACGTCTATTGTTCCAGTATTATTTGCTGTCAATGAACCAATTTTATTTGGCGCGCCCCTTGTATTAAATCCGGTGTTTTTTGTACCCTTTATCTGTGTGCCAATTTTGAATGTTTGGTTGTTTAAATTTTTTATCGAAAATCTGGGAATGAATGGTTTTGTTTATATTTTGCCATGGACGACGCCTGGTACATTGGGTTTGATCTTAGGTACTGGTTTTGCAAAATTGTCCTTTCTCTTAGCTCCGTTATTATTGTTTGTTGATACTGTGATTTATTATCCATTCTTCAAAGTATATGATAAGCAATTACTTGCAAAAGAAATTGAAAATAACGGTGAAATTCAAGCCAAAAATCTTGGAGCAGTGCAAGCTCTGACTGCTGCCGGGAAGCAATCGGTTGTGCAGGCAGCTGTTAGTGAAAATGCTGATCAACAGTTATCAGTTTTGGTGCTTTGTGCAAGTGGAGCAACAAGCAGTATGCTTGCAAAATCAATATCTAAAGGAGCAAAACAAAAAGGTGTCAATATGGATTCTATTGCGATGGCATATGGACAGCATAAAGAAAAAATCAATGACTTTGATCTAATTGTGTTAGCACCGCAAATGGCCTCGATGTACGATGAATTGAAACATGATTGTGATGCAGAAGGTACAAAGTCAGCCACAACTTCAGGCAAAGAATATGTCGAATTGACGAGAAATCCTGAAGCAGCATTGAACTTTGCATTAAAAGTAATTTATGAAAATTAG
- the lacG gene encoding 6-phospho-beta-galactosidase, with the protein MNSFAGDFIFGGATAAFQVEGATKEDGRGPCCWDEYLNRPDSHFNGDKASDFYHKYKEDLELSREFGVNGIRISISWSRIIPDGTGELNPKGIDFYNRLIDECIKNNVEPFVTLHHFDTPQALFEKGDWLNRDTMEHFIRYARVCFEHFGDRVKKWATFNEPWSIAQNGYIIGNFPPSIRYDIPKAVQIMHNLMVVHAKAINLYKSMDLPGEIGIVHTLEGKYPISDKAEDKRAAYLDDTIANKFMLDACFKGEYSADTFATIQEILAKNQGNFTIYDGDMDIIREAAKKIDFLGMNHYSSHFLQAYDGESKMHHNGTGEKGTSVFALQGIGARVSNPNVETTDWDWPIFPQGMYDMLLRIKRDYPNYKKIYIAENGMGYKDDFINGKINDTPRIEYIRKHLAYILKAIEDGVNVKGYYVWSLMDVLSWSNGYNKRYGLFYVDFKTQQRYPKKSAYWFKKISETKQLINSDDVNYWYL; encoded by the coding sequence ATGAATTCATTTGCAGGTGATTTTATCTTTGGCGGTGCAACGGCAGCTTTCCAAGTCGAAGGTGCGACGAAAGAAGATGGCCGAGGTCCGTGTTGTTGGGATGAATATCTCAACAGACCGGATAGCCATTTCAATGGAGATAAGGCAAGTGATTTTTACCATAAATATAAAGAAGATCTTGAGCTGTCAAGAGAGTTTGGCGTTAATGGCATCCGTATTTCTATTTCGTGGAGTCGCATTATTCCAGATGGAACGGGTGAGCTCAATCCTAAAGGCATTGATTTTTATAATCGGCTTATTGATGAATGTATAAAAAACAATGTAGAACCCTTTGTTACGTTACATCATTTTGATACACCGCAAGCACTCTTTGAAAAGGGGGATTGGTTAAATCGGGATACTATGGAGCATTTTATTCGATATGCAAGAGTCTGTTTTGAACATTTTGGTGATCGCGTAAAAAAGTGGGCTACATTCAATGAGCCCTGGTCAATCGCACAAAATGGCTATATTATTGGAAATTTTCCACCTAGCATTCGCTATGATATCCCGAAAGCTGTTCAGATTATGCATAATTTAATGGTTGTACATGCTAAAGCGATCAACCTATATAAAAGCATGGATCTACCGGGCGAAATTGGTATTGTCCATACGTTGGAAGGCAAGTACCCGATCAGCGACAAAGCCGAGGACAAACGAGCAGCTTATCTGGATGATACTATTGCCAATAAATTTATGCTTGATGCCTGTTTTAAAGGTGAATATAGTGCAGATACCTTTGCGACGATCCAAGAGATTCTCGCAAAAAATCAGGGTAACTTTACGATTTATGATGGTGATATGGATATTATCCGTGAGGCTGCTAAAAAAATCGACTTTTTAGGAATGAATCATTATTCCAGTCATTTTTTACAGGCTTATGATGGTGAAAGCAAAATGCATCATAACGGAACAGGGGAAAAAGGTACAAGTGTATTTGCTCTACAAGGGATTGGCGCTCGCGTAAGCAATCCAAATGTTGAAACTACCGATTGGGATTGGCCAATTTTTCCGCAGGGTATGTATGATATGCTGCTTAGAATCAAACGAGACTACCCTAATTATAAAAAAATTTATATTGCAGAAAATGGGATGGGCTATAAAGATGATTTTATTAATGGAAAAATTAATGATACGCCGCGGATTGAATACATTAGAAAACACCTTGCTTATATTTTAAAAGCCATTGAGGACGGTGTGAATGTAAAAGGGTATTATGTGTGGTCGCTGATGGATGTCTTGTCGTGGTCAAACGGCTATAACAAACGCTACGGTCTCTTTTATGTAGATTTTAAGACCCAGCAGCGCTATCCGAAAAAAAGTGCCTACTGGTTTAAGAAAATTTCCGAAACGAAGCAGTTGATAAATTCCGATGATGTAAATTATTGGTATTTATAG
- a CDS encoding methyl-accepting chemotaxis protein, producing the protein MKSLRMQLLVPIISTIAVILLCVMAISYWNTSKILQTNLEERFQIQTQQLANAFDIRMQREKTIMDSFGKQGAAQFVHLQSDTQLQFAFTKRMHDDYSHWNPVSFLPDLSGKNAATSAGKLVDASSLAYVKRLPEGKTFLDNPIVSVTTGQTIVVGAAPVSVNNHVIGAVVGGIPLEEFTKGFSETKIGQAGYCILVAPDGMIVSHPKEDLIMKSSIKDFGNEQLTQAMESIHQGNKGYIITQIDGIESIVAFVPTQDKWGVFTVAPTAQEFAPIKQLTWLFVVLFFIGLGLAGFIVNVIAGRIVRPIREMSEYASAIAQGDLTKSTLETIDRSNYQAKDEVGILHMAMLQMREKLWALISKVSESASHTATSSLQLKESANQSAQSATQVAEAVTKVATETVHGQKAMDKVYTTFDGFMQEINAMKSNTEDVNSSASLAVERTAKGTETAQAARVQMENINASTKNVSETVVKLSGGTTKIGEIVNMISSIAAQTNLLALNAAIEAARAGEQGRGFAVVADEVRKLAEQSQDSASQIIVLIEEIKQGVSDAVTAVDQSSSDVSSGMKHVNEAEAHFVEISDLIKNVQQKTSQVLSRVDTLFANGHIVEDASKEINHVMNETAAHTQTVSAATEEQSASMQQIAASSDDLAHSANELKESLNKFRI; encoded by the coding sequence ATGAAGAGCTTGCGCATGCAATTATTAGTACCCATTATTAGCACTATTGCTGTCATTTTGCTGTGTGTCATGGCCATTTCGTATTGGAACACATCGAAAATTCTTCAGACAAATTTAGAAGAACGCTTTCAGATTCAGACGCAACAATTGGCAAATGCTTTTGATATAAGGATGCAACGTGAAAAAACGATTATGGATTCTTTTGGCAAGCAAGGTGCGGCTCAATTTGTTCATTTACAGTCCGACACACAGTTACAGTTTGCTTTTACAAAACGCATGCATGACGATTATTCTCATTGGAATCCGGTTAGCTTTTTGCCTGACTTATCCGGCAAGAATGCGGCTACAAGTGCGGGAAAATTAGTTGATGCATCGAGTTTAGCTTATGTAAAAAGACTTCCCGAGGGAAAGACATTCTTGGATAATCCGATTGTCTCTGTGACTACGGGCCAAACAATTGTGGTAGGTGCTGCTCCTGTATCAGTGAATAATCATGTGATTGGTGCGGTAGTTGGTGGTATTCCACTTGAAGAATTCACCAAAGGATTTAGTGAAACAAAAATTGGTCAAGCTGGTTATTGTATACTAGTAGCTCCTGATGGAATGATTGTTAGTCATCCCAAGGAAGACCTTATCATGAAGAGCAGTATTAAAGATTTTGGCAATGAACAGTTAACGCAAGCGATGGAGAGTATCCACCAGGGGAATAAGGGATATATTATTACACAAATTGATGGTATTGAGTCCATTGTCGCGTTTGTCCCTACCCAGGATAAATGGGGAGTCTTTACGGTTGCTCCGACTGCACAGGAATTTGCGCCGATAAAACAGCTTACGTGGTTGTTTGTTGTGCTCTTTTTTATCGGTTTAGGGTTAGCGGGCTTTATTGTAAATGTTATTGCGGGGCGGATTGTACGGCCCATTAGGGAAATGTCGGAATATGCCAGTGCAATTGCTCAAGGCGATTTGACCAAGTCTACTTTGGAAACAATTGATCGCTCTAATTATCAGGCGAAAGATGAAGTAGGTATTTTGCATATGGCTATGCTCCAGATGCGAGAAAAGCTATGGGCGTTGATTAGCAAGGTTAGTGAATCAGCTAGTCATACTGCGACTTCCTCTTTGCAGTTGAAAGAAAGCGCAAATCAGTCGGCGCAGAGTGCAACTCAAGTGGCAGAAGCGGTTACCAAAGTTGCGACAGAAACGGTACATGGACAAAAGGCTATGGATAAGGTGTATACGACATTTGATGGTTTCATGCAAGAAATTAATGCCATGAAGAGCAATACGGAAGATGTTAATAGTTCTGCCAGCCTTGCAGTGGAACGTACTGCGAAAGGGACTGAAACGGCCCAAGCTGCTAGGGTGCAGATGGAAAACATCAATGCAAGTACGAAAAATGTAAGTGAAACTGTCGTTAAATTATCAGGGGGAACAACGAAAATTGGTGAAATTGTCAATATGATTTCTAGTATTGCTGCCCAGACCAATTTATTAGCGCTAAATGCTGCGATCGAGGCGGCACGGGCTGGTGAACAAGGACGGGGATTTGCTGTAGTTGCCGACGAAGTTCGGAAACTTGCGGAACAGTCGCAGGATTCGGCAAGTCAGATTATTGTATTGATAGAAGAAATCAAGCAAGGTGTGAGTGATGCTGTGACGGCAGTTGATCAATCATCTAGCGATGTCTCTTCAGGTATGAAACATGTTAATGAAGCAGAGGCGCATTTCGTGGAGATTTCGGATTTAATCAAAAATGTACAGCAAAAAACTTCACAGGTATTATCACGTGTAGATACGTTATTTGCTAATGGTCATATTGTAGAAGATGCTTCGAAGGAAATTAATCACGTTATGAATGAGACTGCGGCCCATACACAAACTGTTTCTGCGGCAACAGAAGAACAATCCGCATCCATGCAGCAAATTGCCGCTTCAAGTGATGATTTAGCACATTCAGCAAACGAATTAAAAGAGAGTCTAAATAAATTTCGTATATAG
- a CDS encoding PTS lactose/cellobiose transporter subunit IIA, whose product MTNEEMEMITVEIIAYAGDARSKYMESLAAANNADYDKAEKLILEGNDLITEAHNTQTKVLQMEASGEKIKVNFLTVHAQDHLMTVMLLRDLVKNFINLYKKTN is encoded by the coding sequence ATGACGAATGAAGAGATGGAAATGATAACTGTTGAGATTATAGCTTATGCCGGAGATGCAAGATCAAAATACATGGAGTCCTTAGCGGCAGCGAATAATGCGGATTATGACAAAGCAGAAAAACTGATTCTAGAAGGTAATGATCTGATTACGGAGGCGCATAATACGCAGACAAAGGTGCTTCAAATGGAAGCTTCCGGTGAAAAAATTAAGGTAAACTTTTTAACAGTTCATGCGCAAGATCATTTGATGACAGTAATGCTACTGCGAGACCTCGTCAAAAACTTTATCAATTTATATAAAAAAACAAATTAA
- the budA gene encoding acetolactate decarboxylase, with translation MKLFNRIAIFVIGLLFFTAIASAQAQNSLYQVSTINALLQGVYDGEVTIKELKQHGSFGIGTLERLDGEMIALGGNFYQVKSTGEVVLVNDQVKTPFATVMDFVPERTGEIHDIQNFNELEKALDSIIQDRNYIYAIRIDGVFSGKTRSIPGKSKPYPSLTEAAKTQSVFDIQNTPGTIVGFWCPQYVNGINVTGYHLHFISDDRKSGGHILSGGVQAGKVQIARITNFEMVLPSSDAFQQAALNKDYSKELNGVEKSK, from the coding sequence ATGAAGTTGTTTAATCGCATTGCTATTTTTGTTATCGGATTATTGTTTTTTACTGCTATTGCTAGTGCGCAAGCGCAAAATTCATTATATCAAGTTTCGACAATAAACGCTTTACTGCAAGGAGTTTATGATGGAGAAGTTACAATTAAAGAATTAAAACAGCATGGTAGTTTTGGCATTGGTACACTGGAAAGATTAGATGGGGAAATGATTGCTTTAGGTGGAAATTTTTATCAAGTAAAATCTACCGGAGAGGTTGTTTTGGTTAATGATCAGGTAAAAACCCCTTTTGCAACTGTTATGGATTTTGTTCCGGAGCGGACGGGAGAAATTCATGATATACAAAATTTTAATGAATTAGAAAAAGCTTTGGACTCTATTATTCAAGATCGAAATTATATTTATGCCATTCGTATTGATGGGGTATTTAGCGGAAAGACTCGCAGTATTCCAGGCAAAAGCAAACCTTATCCATCATTGACGGAAGCTGCAAAAACACAGTCTGTTTTTGATATTCAAAATACACCGGGAACCATTGTTGGCTTTTGGTGCCCGCAATATGTTAATGGAATTAATGTAACTGGCTATCATTTGCATTTTATTTCCGATGATCGGAAGTCCGGGGGTCATATTTTAAGCGGTGGCGTACAAGCTGGTAAAGTTCAAATTGCCCGTATTACCAATTTTGAAATGGTTTTACCTAGCAGTGATGCATTTCAACAAGCTGCGTTAAATAAAGATTACAGCAAAGAACTAAATGGGGTTGAAAAATCAAAATAG
- a CDS encoding S-layer homology domain-containing protein, whose protein sequence is MKKKLLLSAVILGALSFSSVVLAAANPFTSVPKDHWAYSAVEKLVQAGLVDGYGDADFRGEKAISRYEMAVLVAKAMSNVNKADDANKVALDRLSKEYSDELNNMGVRLKKVEDKMSSFKWYGDTRLRYYENKDNKMKQTNDGHQSNSSQFEERLRLGFYGEINENLSVTGRMKYENAIRVNDGWGGKNQNFNSWDNSYRDQNSFRLDMISLDWNHADTKVSIGRTEVNLGQGILWWENQVDGIYATHKFGDNVTVSAGWGDLAAEGWQPVNMGAFMANIDVATSDATHITISHLKTNDKLKTSSTEYQYKWEDVGGTWLNIPVLTNVWTDQPYAFDQYAVGFNTQLSDKVNLLGEYVKNNADIKSTTANGVQDHGWWTRLTYGKQDWRTANTWKLYADFLSLGNDAVDSDYWGHRLNVAGGNGFNGAGDKGWGLGLSYMLASCTNLELTYYKLKPYDEGKAGFSKYEDVAYAALTFSF, encoded by the coding sequence ATGAAAAAAAAGTTACTTCTATCGGCAGTAATTCTAGGTGCTTTAAGTTTTTCCAGCGTTGTTTTGGCCGCGGCCAATCCGTTTACAAGTGTACCGAAAGACCATTGGGCTTATTCGGCGGTTGAAAAATTGGTACAAGCTGGTTTAGTTGATGGGTATGGTGACGCAGATTTCCGCGGGGAAAAAGCTATTAGTCGTTATGAAATGGCAGTATTGGTTGCTAAAGCGATGTCCAATGTCAATAAAGCAGATGATGCAAATAAAGTAGCTTTGGATCGTTTGTCAAAAGAATATTCCGATGAATTAAATAATATGGGAGTTCGCCTAAAAAAAGTAGAAGATAAAATGTCTTCTTTTAAATGGTATGGAGATACGCGCTTGCGCTATTATGAAAATAAAGATAACAAAATGAAACAAACGAATGACGGTCACCAATCCAATTCCAGTCAATTTGAAGAACGGTTACGGTTAGGCTTCTATGGCGAAATCAATGAGAATTTATCAGTAACAGGCCGAATGAAATATGAAAATGCAATAAGAGTAAATGATGGCTGGGGCGGCAAAAATCAAAACTTCAATTCATGGGATAATAGCTACAGAGACCAGAATTCATTTAGACTTGACATGATTAGTCTTGATTGGAACCATGCCGATACAAAAGTTTCGATTGGTCGTACAGAGGTAAACCTTGGTCAGGGTATTCTCTGGTGGGAGAATCAAGTCGACGGTATTTATGCAACCCATAAGTTTGGTGATAATGTTACTGTCTCTGCAGGCTGGGGCGATTTAGCTGCTGAAGGTTGGCAACCTGTGAATATGGGAGCCTTTATGGCCAATATTGATGTGGCTACAAGTGATGCTACGCATATTACTATCAGTCATTTGAAAACCAATGATAAATTAAAAACAAGTTCTACGGAATATCAGTATAAATGGGAGGACGTCGGGGGAACTTGGCTAAACATACCTGTACTTACCAATGTATGGACTGACCAGCCATATGCTTTTGACCAATATGCAGTAGGGTTCAATACACAGTTGAGTGACAAAGTAAATCTACTTGGTGAATATGTAAAGAATAACGCCGATATAAAGAGTACCACCGCCAATGGCGTTCAGGATCATGGATGGTGGACAAGATTGACCTATGGCAAGCAGGATTGGCGCACAGCAAATACCTGGAAATTGTATGCTGATTTTCTTAGCCTCGGCAATGACGCTGTAGATTCCGATTACTGGGGCCACAGATTGAATGTAGCAGGTGGTAATGGATTCAACGGTGCTGGTGATAAAGGCTGGGGGCTTGGTTTAAGTTATATGTTAGCAAGCTGTACGAATTTAGAATTAACTTACTACAAACTTAAACCATATGATGAAGGTAAAGCCGGTTTTAGCAAATATGAAGATGTAGCTTATGCGGCTTTAACTTTTAGCTTCTAA
- a CDS encoding glycosyl hydrolase 53 family protein, translating into MKKNKLVSLMLSTLMIGTIMFSAPNAEAAIHVNPIDGIRPDFIKGADISMLKEIELKGGKFYDQGIEKDCLDILQQHGINWVRLRIWNNPIVNGVEVGGGNSDEAKALEMAARAKAKGMKVLIDFHYSDFWADPGKQNKPAAWANDNAQQLADDIYQYTSKVMKDFAAEGIEPDMVQIGNEINNGMLWPEGKPVSSEGYKNLANMIRQGLKAVRDNDPDRSIKLMIHLANGGDNGLYRSFFDSLILENKVNDFDVIGLSYYPFWHGKMEQLESNMNDVSTRYNKDVVVVETALGFTNDNGDFQKNCYGPNEERLGGYKSSVQGQATGIRNIMEAVSKVNNKRGIGVFYWEPDWIPTPGAGWKHGEGDEWDNLAMFDFQGNALESLDIFKLVSDPNNHFVQATVKELEPADVTGNIGVPTELPKVIGAVYTDDSVKELPVSWENAKLVYDAVGNYRVSGTVLGTDQAAITKINVINKVNLVKNGDFETGDLSQWTIKGDVSAVNNSSSAGDVRGKSAMHYWADKPFAFIATQTITGLKNGKYTLSCWTQGGGGEKAIQLFASDYGGDKMTTAIINDGWNKWHQWVIKDIHVTNGKLTIGLDNQANAGNWGSFDDVELYAEE; encoded by the coding sequence ATGAAGAAAAACAAATTGGTTTCACTTATGCTCTCGACATTAATGATAGGCACAATCATGTTTAGTGCACCGAATGCAGAAGCTGCAATTCATGTAAATCCAATCGATGGTATTCGTCCTGACTTCATCAAGGGTGCAGATATATCGATGTTAAAGGAGATTGAATTAAAAGGTGGCAAATTTTACGATCAAGGAATAGAAAAAGATTGCTTAGATATTTTACAACAACACGGTATCAACTGGGTTCGCTTAAGAATCTGGAACAATCCGATAGTCAATGGCGTTGAGGTCGGCGGTGGTAATAGTGATGAAGCCAAGGCATTGGAGATGGCAGCACGGGCAAAAGCTAAAGGTATGAAAGTGCTAATTGACTTCCATTACAGTGATTTCTGGGCTGACCCCGGTAAACAAAATAAACCGGCAGCCTGGGCAAATGATAACGCGCAACAACTTGCAGATGATATATATCAATATACTAGCAAAGTTATGAAAGATTTTGCAGCCGAAGGTATTGAACCAGATATGGTGCAAATCGGTAATGAAATTAACAACGGGATGTTATGGCCAGAAGGTAAACCGGTAAGTTCCGAAGGTTATAAAAATCTTGCCAATATGATTCGTCAAGGATTAAAAGCTGTTCGTGACAATGACCCAGACAGAAGTATCAAACTTATGATTCATTTGGCAAATGGTGGCGACAATGGTTTATATCGCAGTTTCTTCGATTCTTTGATTTTAGAAAACAAGGTAAATGATTTTGATGTTATCGGACTTTCTTACTATCCATTCTGGCATGGCAAAATGGAACAACTTGAATCCAATATGAACGATGTCAGCACTCGTTATAATAAAGATGTTGTTGTCGTAGAAACAGCGCTTGGCTTTACGAATGATAACGGCGATTTTCAGAAAAATTGCTATGGTCCAAACGAAGAACGACTTGGCGGGTACAAGAGCAGTGTACAAGGTCAAGCAACTGGAATTAGAAACATCATGGAAGCTGTAAGTAAAGTAAATAATAAACGTGGTATAGGTGTATTCTACTGGGAACCAGATTGGATTCCAACACCAGGTGCAGGCTGGAAACATGGTGAAGGTGATGAATGGGATAACCTTGCAATGTTTGATTTCCAAGGCAATGCATTAGAATCTCTTGATATATTTAAGCTTGTATCTGATCCAAACAATCACTTCGTGCAAGCGACTGTGAAAGAACTAGAACCAGCAGATGTTACTGGTAATATTGGCGTACCAACAGAATTACCAAAAGTGATCGGTGCTGTTTATACAGATGATTCGGTAAAAGAGCTTCCTGTTTCTTGGGAGAATGCAAAACTAGTATATGATGCTGTAGGTAACTATCGAGTGAGTGGTACAGTTCTTGGTACAGATCAAGCAGCAATTACTAAAATCAATGTTATTAACAAGGTGAATCTTGTTAAAAATGGTGACTTTGAAACGGGTGATTTGAGTCAATGGACAATTAAAGGTGATGTTAGTGCAGTTAACAATTCAAGTTCCGCGGGAGATGTTCGCGGTAAGAGTGCAATGCACTACTGGGCTGATAAGCCGTTTGCTTTTATTGCTACGCAGACAATTACCGGCTTAAAGAATGGAAAATATACGCTATCGTGTTGGACTCAAGGTGGTGGCGGTGAAAAAGCCATTCAGCTGTTTGCTAGTGATTATGGCGGCGATAAAATGACAACTGCCATTATTAATGATGGTTGGAATAAGTGGCATCAATGGGTTATTAAAGATATTCATGTTACTAATGGCAAATTAACCATTGGTCTCGATAATCAAGCAAATGCAGGAAATTGGGGTTCCTTTGATGATGTAGAACTGTATGCTGAAGAGTAA